A single Cannabis sativa cultivar Pink pepper isolate KNU-18-1 chromosome 7, ASM2916894v1, whole genome shotgun sequence DNA region contains:
- the LOC115696662 gene encoding uncharacterized protein LOC115696662, with product MYTGKEDPLSHLKYFEMQIDLQGVRGDVCCRVFLATLSEAAQQWYFKLAPRKISSWKSFSSEFHAQFSSSRQLPLDLGDLVKVNQRLGEPLRAYINRFMMEATKVSRVTEDRKLSPILGGIEVLSELWKDIGRTDQ from the coding sequence atgtatactgggaAGGAAGATCCCTTATCCCACCTTaagtattttgagatgcaaatAGACCTTCAAGGAGTACGAGGAGATGTATGTTGCAGAGTTTTTCTTGCCACCCTTTCAGAAGCCGCCCAACagtggtatttcaagttggcacCCAGAAAAATCAGCTCATGGAAGTCTTTCTCCTCGgagttccatgcacaattctcctcctctCGCCAACTTCCGTTGGACCTAGGAGATCTGGTCAAAGTAAACCAAAGACTAGGAGAGCCTCTCCGAGCCTACATAAACAGATTCATGATGGAGGCGACTAAGGTTTCTCGGGTAACCGAGGATAGAAAGTTGTCCCCAATActagggggcattgaagtccttagTGAGCTTTGGAAGGACATAGGAAGAACGGACCAGTAG